A DNA window from Pseudomonas tohonis contains the following coding sequences:
- a CDS encoding CHASE domain-containing protein: MAAVLLSGLLLSALVSFQQVRSIDNHVQQALKDESREVEGDLMSRLRIYEFRLRGWRGAIHMLGIDNVTLDLFTRYSRARNLQEEFPGARGFGFIRRVKVNEEADFLRRVRADGQPNFALHQFAPFQGERYVIQYIDPPEINIDAIGLDIASEPLRRLAAQRSMLSGKATLTAPITFINESKEAYRSFLFLLPVYSTPDTPADLPSRHEETLGWSYAPLAMSEVMTDLDLPVDSLHLAIYDKTDAPQRKLIFETHHESPDGELVQTYSFEREVYGRIWLFEVSAHAAFVESLDPAHPARVFVIGLLASLLLTGMVGTLLLSRQRQHQVIAGQARLATIVENSSDAIIGEALDGRIITWNRAAEQMFGYTEAEILGRPLAPLLVPQERLAEDEALLERVARGERGPTLETQRLHKDGRLIDVTITCSLIREADNSILGAAKLMHDISDRKRAENYLRQFNANLEQQVSERTAELSRVAGLLQAVLDASSEVSIIAVDMQGEIVVFNRGAELLLGYTAAEMIGLRTPLDFHLPEEVQARAAELSREYGRPIEGMEVFRCKPDEQGAETRQWTYIRKDGSQIQVSMVITSIRTETGALIGHLGIAQDITERLRSSAELHAAKASAESANAAKSLFLANMSHEIRTPMNAVIGIAHLLQGTRLDEQQQNLLGKLQIAGRSLLGIINDILDIAKIEAGEMLLENSPFRPRRLFGELAELFAPQAEAKGLRFAVNARGLPEQLTGDALRLNQILMNLVGNALKFTATGGIEVNVECTRETDERCWLHISVQDTGCGIDAEVIERLFSPFTQADTSTTRRFGGTGLGLSVVRGLAEKMGGTVGVRSTLGAGSEFWVRLPFNRVRDDQAQSEAASSLDVLVVSQDEGERQRLTQLCRSLGWRATPLFGLENLLEHLRDRLARQQTLADVLLLDHLAGDEVLQALEQLEALLGRERMPSSVMFSAPQASATAAGDGARVDHHTRTPLDGSDLYNAVAAASLRHPSGHSEKLIHATELDITQARWLEGVRLLLVDDSDINLEVASLMLQQQGAEVQTRMNGRQALDCLRADPTAFDVVLMDLHMPEMDGFEATRRLRGELGLQRLPVLALTAGALPEERRQATAAGMDEFLSKPLEPKVLIRAIRRAVQQAQGAPLPIRAVEAACEAPRPWPTIEGIDTGEVAQRMGHDLALFTSSLRRLFSEFGEFRDEQATRQRLQDDPVGLTARLHKLRGSAGMLGARRLHQLAGEAETLLRADPAAPPLPALLGQLVVAYIALERQAGAIEEITTPLPQSDADQMAAGVALARLVDHLRDHDMAALERFAQACPAIQVSSHALAEQTWQAIDNLDFEQALHLLESAGLVAKE; this comes from the coding sequence ATGGCAGCGGTACTGCTCTCTGGCCTGCTGCTCAGCGCGCTGGTCAGCTTCCAGCAGGTCCGCTCCATCGACAACCACGTGCAGCAGGCTCTGAAGGATGAAAGCCGCGAGGTGGAGGGCGACCTCATGTCGCGCCTGCGCATCTACGAGTTCCGCCTCAGGGGCTGGCGCGGCGCCATCCACATGCTGGGCATCGACAACGTCACCCTCGACCTGTTCACCCGCTACAGCCGGGCCCGCAATCTCCAGGAAGAGTTCCCCGGGGCCCGCGGTTTCGGTTTCATCCGCCGGGTCAAGGTCAACGAGGAGGCGGACTTCCTGCGCAGGGTCAGGGCCGATGGCCAGCCGAACTTCGCCCTGCACCAGTTCGCCCCCTTCCAGGGCGAGCGCTACGTGATCCAGTACATCGATCCGCCTGAAATCAACATCGACGCCATCGGCCTGGACATCGCCTCCGAGCCCCTGCGCCGGCTCGCCGCGCAACGCTCGATGCTCAGCGGCAAGGCCACGCTCACCGCGCCCATCACCTTCATCAACGAATCCAAGGAGGCCTATCGCTCCTTCCTGTTCCTGCTGCCCGTCTACAGCACCCCGGACACCCCCGCCGACCTGCCCTCGCGCCATGAGGAAACCCTGGGCTGGAGCTACGCCCCCCTGGCGATGAGCGAGGTGATGACCGACCTCGACCTGCCCGTGGACAGCCTCCACCTGGCGATCTACGACAAGACCGACGCCCCGCAACGCAAGCTCATCTTCGAGACCCATCACGAAAGCCCGGATGGCGAGCTGGTCCAGACCTACAGCTTCGAACGCGAGGTCTACGGGCGCATCTGGCTGTTCGAAGTCAGCGCCCACGCGGCGTTCGTCGAATCCCTGGACCCCGCGCACCCCGCCAGGGTGTTCGTGATCGGGCTGCTGGCCAGCCTCCTGCTCACCGGCATGGTCGGCACCCTGCTGCTTTCACGCCAGCGCCAGCACCAGGTGATTGCCGGCCAGGCGCGGCTGGCGACCATCGTCGAGAACTCCAGCGACGCGATCATCGGCGAGGCGCTGGATGGCCGGATCATCACCTGGAACCGTGCCGCCGAGCAGATGTTCGGCTACACCGAGGCGGAGATCCTCGGCCGCCCCCTGGCCCCCCTGCTAGTCCCGCAGGAACGCCTGGCCGAGGATGAAGCGCTGCTCGAACGGGTGGCACGCGGGGAACGCGGCCCGACGCTGGAGACCCAGCGGCTGCACAAGGATGGTCGCCTGATCGATGTGACCATCACCTGCAGCCTGATCCGCGAAGCCGACAACAGCATCCTCGGCGCGGCGAAGCTGATGCACGACATCAGCGACCGCAAGCGCGCGGAGAACTACCTGCGCCAGTTCAACGCCAACCTCGAGCAACAGGTCAGCGAACGCACCGCCGAGCTCTCCCGGGTCGCAGGCCTGCTGCAGGCGGTGCTCGACGCCTCGTCCGAGGTGTCCATCATCGCCGTGGACATGCAGGGCGAGATCGTCGTCTTCAACCGGGGCGCGGAACTGCTGCTGGGCTATACCGCCGCCGAGATGATCGGCCTCCGCACCCCTCTGGACTTCCACCTGCCAGAGGAAGTCCAGGCACGCGCGGCCGAGCTCAGCCGCGAATACGGCCGCCCCATCGAGGGGATGGAGGTGTTCCGCTGCAAGCCCGACGAGCAAGGGGCGGAAACGCGCCAGTGGACCTATATCCGCAAGGACGGCTCGCAGATCCAGGTGTCCATGGTCATCACCTCCATCCGCACGGAGACCGGTGCGCTCATCGGCCACCTGGGCATCGCCCAGGACATCACCGAACGCCTGCGCAGCAGCGCCGAACTCCACGCCGCCAAAGCCTCGGCCGAAAGCGCCAACGCCGCCAAGAGCCTGTTCCTGGCGAACATGAGCCACGAGATCCGCACCCCCATGAATGCGGTCATCGGCATCGCCCACCTGCTGCAGGGCACGCGCCTGGACGAGCAGCAGCAGAACCTGCTCGGCAAGCTGCAGATCGCCGGGCGCTCCCTGCTGGGGATCATCAACGACATCCTCGACATCGCCAAGATCGAGGCCGGCGAGATGCTCCTGGAGAACAGCCCGTTCCGCCCGCGCCGGCTGTTCGGCGAGCTCGCCGAACTCTTCGCGCCCCAGGCCGAAGCCAAGGGCCTGCGGTTCGCGGTCAATGCCCGTGGGCTGCCCGAGCAACTCACAGGCGATGCATTGCGCCTCAACCAGATCCTCATGAACCTGGTCGGCAACGCCCTCAAGTTCACCGCCACCGGCGGCATCGAGGTCAACGTCGAGTGCACCCGCGAGACCGATGAGCGCTGCTGGCTCCACATCAGCGTCCAGGACACCGGCTGCGGCATCGATGCCGAGGTGATCGAACGGCTGTTCTCCCCCTTCACCCAGGCCGACACCTCCACCACCCGCCGCTTCGGCGGCACGGGGCTGGGCCTGTCGGTGGTACGCGGCCTGGCCGAGAAGATGGGCGGAACGGTCGGTGTGCGCAGCACCCTCGGGGCGGGCAGCGAATTCTGGGTACGCCTGCCGTTCAACCGGGTCCGCGACGACCAGGCCCAGTCGGAGGCCGCGTCCAGCCTGGACGTGCTGGTGGTCAGCCAGGACGAGGGCGAACGCCAGCGGCTCACCCAGCTGTGTCGTTCCCTGGGCTGGCGGGCCACCCCGCTCTTCGGCCTGGAGAACCTGCTCGAACACCTCCGCGACCGGCTCGCACGCCAACAGACGCTGGCCGATGTCCTGCTCCTCGACCACCTGGCTGGCGACGAGGTCCTGCAGGCACTGGAGCAGCTGGAGGCGTTGCTGGGGCGCGAACGCATGCCCAGCAGCGTGATGTTCTCGGCGCCCCAGGCATCGGCCACCGCCGCCGGGGACGGTGCGCGGGTGGACCACCACACCCGCACCCCGCTGGACGGCTCCGACCTCTACAACGCCGTGGCCGCCGCCAGCCTCAGGCACCCCAGCGGCCATAGCGAGAAACTGATCCACGCCACCGAGCTGGACATTACCCAGGCCCGCTGGCTGGAGGGTGTGCGGCTGCTGCTGGTGGATGACAGCGACATCAACCTGGAGGTGGCCAGCCTCATGCTCCAGCAACAGGGCGCCGAGGTGCAGACCCGCATGAACGGCCGCCAGGCGCTGGATTGCCTGCGAGCGGACCCCACCGCGTTCGACGTGGTGCTGATGGACCTGCACATGCCGGAAATGGACGGGTTCGAGGCCACCCGCCGCCTGCGCGGCGAACTCGGCCTGCAACGGCTGCCCGTGCTCGCCCTGACCGCCGGGGCGCTGCCGGAGGAGCGCCGCCAGGCGACGGCGGCCGGTATGGACGAGTTCCTCAGCAAACCCCTGGAGCCCAAGGTGCTGATCCGCGCCATCCGCCGTGCGGTCCAGCAGGCCCAGGGCGCCCCCCTGCCCATACGCGCGGTCGAGGCAGCCTGCGAGGCTCCTCGCCCCTGGCCAACGATCGAGGGCATCGACACCGGCGAAGTCGCCCAGCGCATGGGCCACGACCTGGCGCTGTTCACCTCTTCCCTGCGACGGCTTTTCAGCGAGTTCGGCGAGTTCCGCGACGAGCAAGCGACGCGGCAGCGCCTGCAGGATGACCCGGTCGGACTGACGGCGCGCCTGCACAAGCTCAGGGGCTCGGCAGGCATGCTCGGCGCCCGGCGCCTCCATCAGCTGGCGGGCGAAGCGGAGACCCTGCTGCGGGCGGACCCTGCCGCCCCTCCGCTGCCGGCGCTGCTCGGACAATTGGTGGTGGCCTACATCGCCCTCGAGCGCCAGGCAGGCGCCATCGAAGAGATCACCACGCCCCTTCCCCAGAGCGACGCGGACCAGATGGCGGCGGGCGTGGCGCTGGCCAGGCTGGTCGACCACCTGCGCGACCACGACATGGCCGCGCTGGAGCGGTTCGCCCAGGCATGCCCCGCCATCCAGGTTTCCAGCCACGCGCTGGCCGAACAAACCTGGCAGGCAATCGACAACCTGGACTTCGAACAGGCGTTGCACCTGCTCGAATCCGCAGGCCTCGTGGCCAAGGAGTGA
- a CDS encoding thermostable hemolysin, with protein MIQSQWESLFPLHFGSLGERHAFLDLNLQGDPGRAELELFVQRGFKQAHGADIQHFLPEMIGLYDGRGTLDAAVGIRLASTGQLFLEQYLDEPMEAALAPRVGEVSRAALVEVGNLASLSAGGARLLIIAVTWLLAARGLRWVAFTGTSTLVNSFHRLGLEPMVLGRADAERLDDPGSNWGTYYEQRPQVFAGDIQHGHSELERRGIFQRLGFPLLQGENGNAA; from the coding sequence ATGATCCAGTCGCAATGGGAATCGTTGTTCCCGCTTCACTTCGGCAGCCTGGGGGAGCGCCATGCCTTCCTGGACCTGAACCTGCAGGGAGACCCGGGGCGCGCGGAGCTGGAGCTGTTCGTCCAGCGGGGCTTCAAGCAGGCGCATGGTGCGGATATCCAGCACTTCCTGCCGGAGATGATCGGCCTCTACGACGGCCGGGGCACCCTCGACGCTGCCGTGGGCATCCGCCTGGCCAGCACCGGGCAACTGTTCCTCGAGCAGTACCTGGATGAGCCGATGGAGGCTGCGCTGGCGCCGCGGGTGGGGGAGGTGTCCCGGGCGGCCCTGGTCGAGGTCGGCAATCTCGCGTCGCTGTCGGCCGGTGGCGCACGGCTGCTGATCATCGCCGTGACCTGGCTCCTGGCGGCAAGAGGCCTGCGCTGGGTGGCGTTCACCGGCACCTCCACCCTGGTCAACAGCTTCCACCGCCTCGGGCTCGAGCCCATGGTGCTGGGCCGCGCCGATGCCGAGCGCCTGGACGACCCGGGCAGCAACTGGGGCACCTACTACGAGCAGCGCCCGCAGGTGTTCGCCGGGGACATCCAGCACGGCCATTCCGAGCTGGAGCGTCGGGGCATCTTCCAGCGCCTGGGTTTCCCGCTGCTGCAGGGGGAGAACGGTAATGCGGCCTGA
- a CDS encoding AMP-binding protein encodes MRPDTRWFRQLLEQHAGREPQRCAIRGIEHRYTYAQLLDELALRESRLRAQPEGPIALLLDNGPDALLWDLAALLSERPCIVLPPFFSASQRAHCLQLSQAPLVLAGEALTDELHALGYLFSEGFWKRPVSAPAMLPAATAKITYTSGSTGTPKGVCLSAESLLRVARELEAASRSTEPSRYLAVLPLGVLLENLGVYAALIAGAEVTLLPLDKLGMSGASGVDLKRLLSCILLSGAQSLILVPQLLLGLVTAIERGLTQVGALRFVAVGGARVSASLLARAQAIGLPVFEGYGLSECASVVCLNRPEANRPGTVGRPLPHVEVRLAEDGEVLVRGSTLLGYLGEPPPEPAWWPTGDLGHFDADGYLHILGRKKNQFITSLGRNVNPEWVEAELTQDGTILQAYVQGEGLAYNLALLWPLSPETTDAQLEAAVQRCNRALPDYARVHRWVRLAEPFTSANGLLTGNGRPRREAIYVRYQTLLNQLANE; translated from the coding sequence ATGCGGCCTGATACCCGCTGGTTCCGCCAGCTCCTGGAACAGCATGCCGGGCGCGAGCCGCAGCGTTGCGCGATACGGGGCATCGAACACCGCTACACCTATGCGCAACTGCTCGATGAGCTGGCCTTGCGAGAGTCGCGGCTGCGCGCGCAGCCGGAGGGGCCCATCGCGCTGCTCCTGGACAATGGCCCCGACGCCCTGCTGTGGGACCTGGCCGCGTTGCTCAGCGAGCGCCCCTGCATCGTGCTGCCGCCGTTCTTCAGTGCTTCCCAGCGGGCGCATTGCCTGCAATTGAGCCAGGCACCGCTGGTGCTCGCTGGCGAGGCGCTGACCGACGAGCTGCATGCGCTGGGCTACCTGTTCAGCGAGGGATTCTGGAAGCGCCCGGTCAGCGCGCCGGCGATGCTGCCGGCGGCCACCGCCAAGATCACCTACACCTCCGGCAGCACCGGCACGCCCAAGGGGGTATGCCTGTCGGCCGAGTCGCTGCTGCGTGTCGCGCGGGAGCTCGAAGCCGCCAGTCGCTCCACGGAGCCGAGCCGCTACCTGGCGGTGCTGCCGCTGGGCGTGCTGCTCGAGAACCTGGGCGTCTACGCGGCGCTGATCGCCGGCGCCGAGGTGACGCTGCTGCCCCTGGACAAGTTGGGCATGAGTGGGGCCAGCGGCGTCGACCTCAAGCGGCTGCTGAGCTGCATCCTGCTCAGTGGCGCGCAGAGCCTGATCCTCGTGCCGCAACTGCTGCTGGGCCTGGTCACGGCCATCGAGCGTGGGCTCACGCAGGTCGGTGCGTTGCGCTTCGTCGCGGTGGGCGGGGCGCGGGTCTCGGCGAGCCTGCTGGCGCGTGCCCAGGCCATCGGCTTGCCGGTGTTCGAGGGCTACGGCCTCTCCGAGTGCGCGTCCGTGGTCTGCCTCAATCGCCCGGAGGCCAACCGGCCCGGCACGGTCGGGCGTCCGCTGCCCCATGTCGAGGTGCGCCTGGCCGAGGATGGCGAAGTGCTGGTGCGTGGCTCGACCCTGCTCGGCTACCTGGGCGAGCCGCCGCCGGAGCCCGCCTGGTGGCCGACGGGCGACCTGGGGCACTTCGACGCCGATGGCTACCTGCACATCCTGGGCCGCAAGAAGAACCAGTTCATCACCAGCCTCGGTCGCAACGTCAACCCGGAGTGGGTCGAGGCCGAGCTGACCCAGGACGGCACCATCCTCCAGGCCTACGTCCAGGGGGAGGGGCTCGCCTACAACCTGGCGCTGCTCTGGCCGCTGTCGCCGGAGACGACCGACGCGCAGCTGGAGGCGGCCGTGCAGCGCTGCAACCGCGCGTTGCCCGACTACGCCCGGGTGCACCGCTGGGTGCGGCTGGCCGAACCCTTCACATCCGCCAACGGCCTGCTCACCGGTAACGGCCGGCCGCGTCGCGAAGCGATCTACGTCCGTTACCAGACCCTTCTCAACCAACTCGCCAACGAATGA
- a CDS encoding TenA family transcriptional regulator: protein MSFFDSLQAATHEERQTLFGVPVIRDALGGTVSLEGYIAFLTQAYYHVRHTAPLMMACGARLPSRLEWLRKAVCEYIDEEYGHEQWILNDIEVCGGDPEQVRNGSPSLPIELMVAYLYDTIARHNPVGLFGMVNVLEGTSIALATHAAGSIRTSLGLPANAFSYLSSHGELDQDHMATYRQLMDRLDQPEDQQAVIKTSRVVYGLYADMFRGLPRASVRDEVRHALV, encoded by the coding sequence ATGTCTTTCTTCGACTCGCTGCAAGCCGCAACGCATGAGGAGCGCCAGACCCTGTTCGGCGTCCCGGTGATCCGCGATGCCCTGGGCGGAACCGTCAGCCTGGAGGGCTACATCGCCTTCCTGACCCAGGCCTACTACCACGTCCGCCACACGGCGCCCCTGATGATGGCCTGCGGTGCGCGCCTGCCCAGCCGGCTCGAGTGGCTGCGCAAGGCGGTGTGCGAATACATCGACGAGGAGTACGGCCACGAGCAGTGGATCCTCAATGACATCGAGGTCTGCGGCGGCGACCCCGAGCAGGTGCGCAACGGTAGCCCGTCGCTGCCCATCGAGCTGATGGTGGCCTACCTCTACGACACCATCGCGCGGCACAACCCGGTCGGGCTCTTCGGCATGGTCAACGTGCTGGAGGGCACCAGCATCGCCCTGGCCACCCATGCGGCCGGCAGCATCCGCACGTCCCTCGGCCTGCCCGCCAATGCCTTCAGCTACCTGAGTTCCCACGGCGAGCTGGACCAGGACCACATGGCCACCTACCGCCAGTTGATGGACCGCCTCGACCAGCCGGAGGACCAGCAGGCCGTCATCAAGACCTCCAGGGTCGTCTACGGGCTCTATGCGGACATGTTCCGTGGCCTGCCGCGCGCCAGCGTCCGCGACGAGGTGCGTCATGCGCTTGTCTGA
- a CDS encoding SDR family oxidoreductase, whose amino-acid sequence MRLSDCRAVLTGASGGIGLQLAEQLCEAGAQVLAVSRHEGSLAALRQRFPNQLRWQEADLNQASGRQDVLSAAWQMGGTNLLINAAGINHFALFEQASEEGIAELLDLNVKATLQLTRLLLPLLRRQEHALITNIGSTYGSIGYPGYAAYCASKFALRGFSEALRRELADTAVDVLYVAPRATRTAMNGAAARALNDALKVGTDDPGDVAIAVLEAIERNLRELYLGWPEKLFVRLNHLLPGLVDRALRKQLPLIRHHSRPGAGEIGK is encoded by the coding sequence ATGCGCTTGTCTGACTGCCGTGCCGTGCTCACCGGCGCCAGCGGGGGCATCGGCCTGCAGTTGGCCGAGCAGTTGTGCGAGGCGGGCGCCCAGGTCCTGGCGGTGAGTCGCCACGAGGGCAGCCTGGCGGCGCTGCGCCAGCGCTTCCCCAACCAGCTGCGCTGGCAGGAGGCCGACCTCAACCAGGCATCCGGACGCCAGGACGTGCTGAGCGCTGCCTGGCAGATGGGCGGGACCAACCTGCTGATCAACGCAGCGGGGATCAATCACTTCGCGCTGTTCGAACAGGCCAGCGAGGAGGGCATCGCTGAGCTGCTCGACCTCAACGTCAAGGCGACCTTGCAGCTGACCCGCCTGCTGCTGCCGCTGTTGCGCCGGCAGGAGCACGCGCTGATCACCAACATCGGCTCCACCTACGGCTCGATTGGCTACCCCGGCTATGCGGCCTACTGCGCCAGCAAGTTCGCCCTGCGCGGTTTCTCGGAAGCCCTGCGCCGCGAGCTGGCGGACACGGCCGTGGATGTCCTCTATGTCGCGCCGCGCGCCACCCGCACCGCGATGAACGGCGCTGCCGCCCGGGCGCTCAACGATGCCCTCAAGGTCGGCACCGACGATCCCGGCGACGTCGCCATCGCGGTGCTGGAAGCGATCGAGCGCAATCTGCGCGAGCTCTACCTGGGCTGGCCGGAGAAGCTGTTCGTGCGCCTGAACCACCTGCTGCCGGGTTTGGTCGACCGCGCCCTGCGCAAGCAACTGCCATTGATTCGTCACCACAGCCGCCCGGGGGCGGGGGAGATCGGCAAATGA
- a CDS encoding tetratricopeptide repeat protein: MKRLMLIGLLFASSFAFALDDAGQQRLADIQTRWAQIQYRTAESERAAAFAKLAADTQVFTRQQPSAAEAWIWNGIVTSSWAGVEGGLGALGKVKDARASLEKAMALDPKALQGSAYTSLAALYDRVPGWPIGFGDAEKAETLLQEALRLNPDGIDSLYFWGDHLYRQDRFAESRQALERALQAAPRPGRELADQGRREEINALLKTLKDK, from the coding sequence ATGAAACGACTGATGCTCATCGGCCTGCTTTTCGCTTCATCCTTCGCCTTCGCCCTGGACGATGCGGGGCAGCAGCGCCTGGCGGATATCCAGACGCGCTGGGCGCAGATCCAGTACCGCACGGCCGAGTCGGAGCGCGCGGCGGCATTCGCCAAGCTGGCCGCCGACACCCAGGTCTTCACCCGCCAGCAACCGAGCGCCGCCGAGGCCTGGATCTGGAACGGCATCGTCACCAGCAGTTGGGCCGGTGTCGAGGGCGGCCTCGGGGCGCTGGGCAAGGTGAAGGACGCCCGCGCCAGCCTCGAGAAGGCCATGGCGCTGGACCCCAAGGCCCTGCAGGGTTCCGCCTACACCAGCCTGGCCGCCCTTTATGACCGGGTTCCCGGCTGGCCCATCGGCTTCGGCGATGCCGAGAAGGCCGAGACGCTGCTCCAGGAAGCGCTGCGCCTGAATCCCGATGGCATCGACAGCCTGTATTTCTGGGGGGATCACCTGTACCGTCAGGACCGCTTCGCCGAGTCGAGGCAGGCCCTGGAGCGCGCACTGCAAGCCGCTCCCAGGCCTGGTCGCGAGCTGGCTGACCAGGGGCGGCGGGAGGAGATCAATGCTTTACTCAAGACCCTCAAGGACAAATAG
- a CDS encoding response regulator, with protein sequence MRLLLVEDDTALGEGLRTGLREEGYTIDWLQDGASALHALTQENFDLVILDLGLPRMDGINVLKRLRGSGSVLPVLVLTARDGMEDRIAGLDAGADDYLIKPFDLNELKARLRALLRRSSGRAKVLIEHGGVSLDPVSQQVHYQGRPVLLTPREYLLLHELLAQPGKVFSRERLTQLLYGWDEEAESNTLEVHIYHLRKKLFSELIRTVRGIGYLVENRL encoded by the coding sequence ATGCGCCTGTTGTTGGTTGAAGACGACACTGCGTTGGGGGAGGGCCTGCGGACGGGCCTTCGCGAGGAGGGGTACACCATCGACTGGTTGCAGGATGGCGCCAGCGCATTGCATGCACTGACCCAGGAGAACTTCGACCTGGTGATCCTCGATCTCGGCCTGCCGCGGATGGATGGCATCAATGTGCTCAAGCGCCTGCGTGGCAGCGGGTCGGTGCTGCCCGTGCTGGTGCTCACGGCGCGCGATGGCATGGAGGATCGCATCGCCGGCCTCGACGCGGGGGCCGACGATTACCTGATCAAGCCGTTCGACCTCAACGAGCTCAAGGCGCGGTTGCGTGCCTTGCTGCGTCGCAGCAGTGGCCGCGCCAAGGTGCTGATCGAGCATGGCGGGGTCAGCCTCGATCCCGTCTCGCAGCAGGTCCACTACCAGGGCCGGCCTGTCCTGCTGACCCCGCGCGAATACCTGCTGCTGCACGAGCTGCTGGCGCAACCGGGGAAGGTGTTCAGCCGCGAGCGCCTGACCCAGCTGCTGTATGGCTGGGACGAGGAGGCGGAGAGCAACACCCTCGAAGTGCACATCTATCACCTGCGCAAGAAGCTGTTCAGCGAGCTGATACGGACCGTCCGCGGGATCGGTTACCTGGTGGAAAACAGACTATGA
- a CDS encoding sensor histidine kinase, producing the protein MTSLRQRTLWRVVILLILGTGLLAHYNYRDSSHEIAEVYDAHLAQNARLLQGVMSLPLAPADRGRLYDAFDEALRQAGRPGVGHPYENKLAFQVWRDGGELLVHTPSAPRIDPSQRLPGFSDIVIEGKQWRGFLLPVPAQQVSIWVGERKDVRGDLVGRIVRHTLLPFLFGALVLALLVWFAIGSGLQPLQNMANVIRGRHAKSLEPLQLAPLPSELEPMQAAINRLLSQVADLLKREQRFIADAAHEMRTPLAILRLHAQNVEEARTEEDRARALGFLIGGVDRLSRVVNQLLTLARIEPRLGQRHLEDVDLAKVAMDTLVEMTPWILERNVEPVLDIEPGACHVRGDAMSIGIALQNLVSNAVNFSPVDGVVKVGLTVREGHVELSVEDEGPGVPADRLAVVFERFFSDGHEGGAGLGLPIVRTIMEHLGGAVRLENRPGGGARATLEFPFAEAAGRPAA; encoded by the coding sequence ATGACGTCGTTGCGGCAACGCACCCTCTGGCGGGTGGTGATCCTGCTCATCCTCGGTACCGGCCTCCTGGCGCACTACAACTACCGTGACAGCAGCCACGAGATCGCCGAGGTCTACGACGCCCATCTGGCCCAGAACGCCCGCCTGCTGCAGGGCGTGATGAGCCTGCCGCTCGCGCCCGCCGACCGGGGGCGGCTCTACGATGCCTTCGACGAGGCCCTGCGCCAGGCCGGCAGGCCGGGTGTCGGGCACCCCTACGAGAACAAGCTGGCGTTCCAGGTCTGGCGCGACGGTGGCGAGCTTCTGGTCCATACGCCCAGTGCGCCACGGATCGACCCTTCGCAACGCCTTCCGGGCTTCTCCGACATCGTCATCGAAGGCAAGCAGTGGCGTGGCTTCCTGCTGCCGGTGCCGGCGCAGCAGGTGTCGATCTGGGTGGGCGAGCGCAAGGATGTCCGCGGCGACCTGGTCGGGCGCATCGTCCGCCATACCCTGTTGCCGTTCCTGTTCGGCGCTCTGGTGCTGGCTCTGCTGGTGTGGTTCGCCATCGGCTCGGGGCTGCAGCCCCTGCAGAACATGGCGAACGTCATCCGCGGACGCCACGCCAAGTCGCTCGAGCCCCTGCAGCTGGCGCCCCTGCCCAGCGAACTGGAGCCGATGCAGGCCGCCATCAACCGGCTGCTCAGCCAGGTCGCCGACCTGCTCAAGCGCGAGCAGCGTTTCATCGCCGACGCGGCCCATGAGATGCGCACCCCGCTGGCCATTCTCCGCCTGCATGCGCAGAACGTGGAGGAGGCCCGGACCGAGGAAGACCGGGCCCGGGCGCTGGGCTTTCTGATCGGCGGGGTGGATCGGCTGAGCCGGGTGGTGAACCAGTTGCTCACCCTGGCGCGGATCGAGCCGCGGCTCGGCCAGCGCCACCTGGAGGATGTCGACCTGGCCAAGGTCGCCATGGACACGCTGGTGGAGATGACGCCCTGGATACTGGAGCGCAACGTGGAGCCTGTGCTGGATATCGAGCCGGGCGCCTGCCATGTCCGGGGCGACGCGATGAGCATCGGCATCGCACTGCAGAACCTGGTCAGCAATGCGGTCAACTTCTCCCCGGTCGATGGCGTGGTGAAAGTCGGCCTCACCGTCCGCGAGGGGCATGTCGAGCTGTCGGTCGAGGACGAGGGGCCCGGTGTTCCGGCCGATCGCCTGGCGGTGGTGTTCGAGCGCTTCTTCAGCGATGGCCACGAAGGGGGCGCCGGCCTCGGGCTGCCCATCGTGCGGACCATCATGGAACACCTGGGTGGGGCCGTCCGCCTGGAAAACCGGCCCGGCGGCGGAGCCCGGGCCACCCTGGAGTTTCCCTTCGCGGAGGCGGCCGGGCGGCCCGCAGCCTAG